Proteins encoded by one window of Candidatus Methylomirabilota bacterium:
- the rmuC gene encoding DNA recombination protein RmuC: MTEWLTLLLGLWIGAALGWAISVARAKGQVGLILREQTARTAAAEARIEEVRQQLVAARNDFETLREDLRKAETAKATAETRAIEIEKNLVEQKALLEDAKIRLSDTFKSLAAEALAGNNAGFLILAEEKFKALKDEAAVDLEARRKAIETMIQPLGETLFAYQQETKALEDKRLREYSTVGEQLRAVALGQTTLQSETAKLVNALRSPQVRGRWGEIALRKTAELAGMSPHCDFVEQESVTTDEGRIRPDMVVKLPAGREVVVDAKVPLAGFLEALEAKTDEDRDVALLKHAAQVNQHVVKLASKEYWDQFTAAPEFVVLFIPNDSFLAAAAEKDPALVESALSKKVVIATPTTFIALLRAIAYGWRQELVAESAQRICALGQELADRMGTLAEHLVRVGGAIGKAVDSYNAAVASFESRVFPTTRKFQAFGAGGKKEIQELQPIDQRPRALTTFDIDEAE, translated from the coding sequence ATGACAGAATGGCTGACCCTGTTGTTGGGACTCTGGATTGGAGCCGCGCTTGGATGGGCGATAAGTGTAGCCCGGGCTAAGGGTCAAGTAGGCTTAATCCTCCGAGAGCAGACGGCGCGGACCGCCGCTGCAGAGGCGCGGATTGAAGAGGTACGACAACAGCTCGTCGCAGCCAGAAACGACTTCGAGACCCTCCGCGAGGATTTGCGAAAAGCTGAGACAGCCAAGGCTACCGCCGAAACCCGAGCGATTGAGATCGAAAAGAATCTTGTTGAACAGAAAGCTCTCTTGGAAGACGCGAAGATCAGGCTGTCCGATACCTTCAAATCGCTGGCGGCTGAAGCGTTGGCCGGCAACAACGCGGGGTTCCTCATCCTCGCCGAGGAGAAGTTCAAGGCGCTGAAGGATGAAGCGGCCGTCGATTTGGAGGCGCGCAGAAAGGCGATCGAGACGATGATCCAGCCGCTCGGCGAAACTCTCTTCGCCTATCAGCAAGAGACTAAGGCGCTCGAAGACAAGCGGCTCAGAGAGTACAGTACGGTGGGCGAACAACTGCGCGCAGTCGCGCTGGGTCAGACAACCCTTCAGAGTGAGACCGCCAAGCTGGTCAACGCCCTGAGGTCCCCACAGGTTCGAGGCCGATGGGGCGAAATCGCGCTGCGGAAGACAGCCGAACTTGCCGGGATGTCGCCCCACTGCGATTTTGTGGAACAGGAGAGTGTGACTACCGATGAGGGGCGCATCCGCCCGGATATGGTCGTCAAGCTGCCGGCCGGGCGCGAGGTGGTGGTAGATGCCAAGGTCCCGCTTGCCGGCTTCCTCGAGGCGCTGGAAGCCAAGACTGATGAGGATCGCGACGTAGCCCTCCTCAAGCATGCGGCTCAGGTGAATCAGCACGTCGTGAAACTGGCTTCGAAAGAGTACTGGGACCAGTTTACGGCAGCTCCGGAGTTCGTCGTACTCTTTATCCCGAACGACTCCTTTCTCGCCGCCGCCGCCGAGAAAGATCCGGCTCTGGTCGAATCTGCCCTCTCAAAAAAGGTCGTCATCGCCACACCCACGACCTTTATCGCTCTGCTGCGAGCCATCGCCTATGGATGGCGACAGGAACTGGTCGCGGAAAGCGCCCAGCGCATCTGCGCCTTGGGCCAGGAACTCGCCGACCGGATGGGGACGCTTGCAGAGCACCTTGTCAGGGTCGGTGGAGCCATTGGCAAAGCCGTGGATTCATATAATGCGGCGGTGGCCTCGTTTGAAAGTCGTGTCTTCCCTACGACCAGAAAGTTCCAGGCGTTCGGAGCCGGAGGCAAGAAGGAGATCCAGGAACTGCAACCGATTGATCAGAGGCCCCGCGCCTTGACTACCTTCGACATCGATGAGGCCGAATAA
- the thiC gene encoding phosphomethylpyrimidine synthase ThiC: protein MVARTIHGNRDCVTQMHYARQGIITPEMAYVAEREGLDAEVIRAEVARGRLIIPCNIHHSSLEPIGIGTVAGVKINANIGNSALISDIDEELRKLKLAIQYGADTVMDLSTGGSIDEIRHAIIAASPVPVGTVPLYQAVASVNQVEDLTADDMIDVIAHQAEQGVDYMTIHAGVLLEHLPLVQSRITGIVSRGGALMARWMLAHDAQNPLYTHFEQLCRIFRQYDVSFSLGDGLRPGCTADASDAAQFAELRTLGELTKVAWAHDVQVMIEGPGHVPMDQIEMNVRMEQEICQEAPFYTLGPLVTDIAPGYDHITSAIGAAIIGWHGASLLCYVTPKEHLGLPTLEDVKQGCIAYKIAAHAADIARGRKGARDRDDALSRARFNFDWEGQFALALDPGTARAMHDETLPNEAFKRAEFCSMCGPKFCSMHISSHLGEPPADRKPS from the coding sequence ATGGTCGCACGGACGATTCATGGTAATAGGGACTGCGTTACGCAGATGCACTACGCCCGCCAAGGGATTATCACTCCGGAAATGGCCTACGTCGCCGAGCGGGAAGGTCTCGATGCCGAGGTTATCCGGGCCGAGGTCGCCCGTGGCCGACTCATTATTCCCTGTAATATTCATCACAGCAGCCTCGAGCCGATAGGAATCGGGACGGTAGCCGGTGTCAAGATCAACGCCAACATCGGCAACTCGGCCCTGATCTCCGACATCGATGAGGAGTTGCGAAAGCTGAAGCTGGCCATTCAGTACGGGGCCGATACGGTTATGGACCTGAGTACAGGTGGGAGTATCGATGAAATCCGTCATGCGATCATCGCGGCCAGTCCGGTTCCGGTCGGCACCGTCCCGCTCTACCAGGCGGTCGCGAGCGTGAATCAGGTAGAAGATCTCACTGCCGACGATATGATCGACGTGATTGCGCACCAGGCCGAGCAAGGCGTGGACTACATGACGATTCATGCCGGCGTCTTACTGGAGCATCTGCCGCTCGTACAGTCTCGGATCACCGGAATCGTCAGTCGAGGCGGCGCCCTCATGGCGAGATGGATGCTCGCCCATGATGCGCAGAATCCGCTGTACACCCATTTCGAGCAGCTTTGCCGGATCTTCCGACAATACGACGTCAGCTTCAGCCTGGGCGATGGCCTGAGACCAGGCTGTACCGCAGATGCCTCCGATGCGGCGCAGTTCGCCGAGCTTCGGACATTGGGCGAACTCACGAAGGTCGCCTGGGCTCACGATGTCCAGGTGATGATCGAAGGACCCGGGCATGTCCCGATGGACCAGATCGAAATGAACGTACGGATGGAGCAGGAGATCTGCCAGGAGGCGCCCTTTTACACGCTGGGTCCGCTGGTGACCGACATCGCGCCAGGCTACGATCACATCACGTCGGCGATCGGCGCAGCGATCATCGGCTGGCACGGCGCCTCGCTGCTCTGTTATGTGACGCCGAAGGAGCACCTCGGCTTACCCACGCTGGAAGATGTGAAGCAGGGGTGCATCGCGTACAAGATCGCCGCCCATGCGGCCGACATCGCCCGAGGCCGGAAGGGCGCGCGCGACCGCGATGACGCGCTCTCTCGTGCCAGGTTTAACTTCGACTGGGAAGGCCAGTTTGCGCTGGCGCTCGACCCCGGGACGGCGCGCGCCATGCACGATGAGACCCTGCCCAACGAGGCGTTTAAGCGCGCCGAGTTCTGCTCGATGTGCGGTCCGAAGTTCTGCTCGATGCATATCTCGTCGCATCTTGGCGAGCCACCGGCTGATCGTAAGCCATCCTAA
- a CDS encoding aminopeptidase P family protein, giving the protein MQEPKYNAIVMISTSEIDSNLYYATRFAAPDPFIFVQAGEEKIVVMSDLEMDRARSQARVDTVLSYSVYEQMARGKGIDAPSVLDVLDLVLRERGARHLLVPANFSVEYADGLRTRGYTLSVKREPFFDARLVKSEGEIEAIAATQRATEDAMGTAISAVQAAKVEDGGRLYLNGEPLTAEALKKIMHLKLMEHECVAQHTIVAPGLQGVDPHHHGQGPIRANESIVIDVFPRSERSRYFADMSRTVVKGKASPKLRAMYRAVLNAQEHGMELIRDGADGSVIHTTVNAVLEKDGFTTGMVGGRMQGFFHGTGHGVGLDIHEPPRINKTGAVLRTGHVVTVEPGLYYLDAGAIRIEDLVVVTATGCRNLTNFPKGISELEID; this is encoded by the coding sequence ATGCAAGAGCCGAAATATAATGCGATCGTCATGATCTCAACCAGCGAGATCGATTCGAACCTGTACTATGCGACCCGGTTTGCGGCGCCGGACCCGTTTATCTTTGTCCAGGCTGGGGAAGAAAAGATCGTCGTAATGAGCGACCTGGAGATGGATCGGGCCAGGAGCCAGGCGAGGGTAGATACGGTGCTATCCTATAGCGTGTATGAACAAATGGCGAGAGGGAAGGGTATCGACGCGCCATCTGTGCTGGATGTCCTGGACCTGGTGCTGCGGGAGCGAGGCGCGCGCCATCTGCTGGTCCCCGCCAACTTCAGCGTCGAGTACGCCGATGGTCTGCGGACAAGGGGCTACACCCTGAGCGTGAAGAGAGAGCCGTTCTTCGATGCGCGCCTGGTAAAAAGCGAAGGAGAGATCGAGGCGATTGCCGCGACCCAGCGCGCCACCGAAGACGCTATGGGCACGGCAATCTCGGCGGTTCAGGCGGCCAAGGTGGAAGATGGCGGGCGCCTCTACCTCAACGGCGAGCCGTTGACCGCCGAGGCGCTCAAGAAGATCATGCACCTGAAGCTGATGGAACACGAGTGCGTGGCCCAACATACGATTGTGGCGCCCGGCCTGCAAGGGGTCGATCCCCACCATCATGGACAGGGGCCCATCAGGGCAAACGAGTCGATTGTGATCGACGTCTTTCCCAGATCCGAACGGAGCCGCTACTTTGCCGACATGAGCCGGACCGTGGTGAAGGGGAAGGCATCACCGAAACTTCGGGCGATGTACAGAGCGGTTCTCAACGCCCAGGAACACGGAATGGAGTTAATCAGGGACGGAGCCGACGGTAGTGTCATACACACCACAGTCAATGCAGTGTTGGAAAAAGACGGCTTCACGACCGGCATGGTCGGCGGTCGGATGCAAGGATTTTTCCACGGCACCGGTCACGGGGTCGGCCTCGACATCCACGAACCTCCTCGTATCAATAAGACAGGTGCAGTCTTGCGAACCGGCCATGTGGTTACCGTCGAGCCTGGACTCTACTACCTGGATGCAGGGGCCATTCGAATTGAAGACCTTGTGGTCGTCACTGCGACAGGGTGCCGGAATCTGACCAACTTCCCAAAAGGGATCAGCGAGCTGGAGATCGACTGA
- a CDS encoding serine/threonine protein phosphatase yields the protein MIYVIGDIHGCLEPLHRLIAQLRLSEADEVVFLGDYVDRGPDSKGVVDYLLTLGGRYIFLMGNHERMFLDFLQGKERALFLYNGGTATLESYGGLSRIPAAHLAFLERLRPYYETEDCLFVHAGIRPGIPLQDQDESDLLWIREEFYAYPGRYPKTVIFGHTPMREVLMDEDRIGIDTACVYGNKLTCLILPSREVIQVSNSLDRH from the coding sequence ATGATCTACGTAATCGGTGATATTCATGGTTGTCTGGAGCCGCTGCACCGCCTCATCGCCCAACTTCGTCTGTCGGAGGCGGACGAGGTAGTCTTCCTGGGAGATTACGTTGATCGGGGACCGGATTCAAAGGGGGTCGTTGATTACCTGCTGACCCTTGGCGGGCGGTACATCTTCCTCATGGGTAATCATGAGCGTATGTTTCTTGATTTTCTTCAGGGAAAAGAGCGGGCTCTATTTCTATATAATGGCGGAACCGCCACATTGGAAAGTTACGGTGGGCTTAGCCGCATCCCGGCCGCTCATCTGGCCTTTCTGGAACGCTTGAGGCCGTACTATGAGACGGAGGACTGTCTCTTCGTTCATGCTGGGATCAGACCTGGAATCCCGCTGCAGGATCAAGACGAGAGCGACCTCTTGTGGATTCGCGAGGAGTTCTACGCCTATCCGGGTCGCTACCCCAAGACAGTCATCTTCGGTCATACGCCGATGCGAGAGGTCCTGATGGATGAGGACCGGATCGGCATCGATACGGCCTGCGTCTACGGGAACAAACTAACCTGTCTGATCCTGCCGTCACGTGAAGTGATCCAGGTTTCGAATTCCCTCGATAGGCACTAG
- the nusB gene encoding transcription antitermination factor NusB, translating into MGKRHRARELALSLLYQLEFYPLEALEVQSAGFWADHPAGPEIRSLAEELVQGTLQHQKPIDDLLASHVEHWILSRLALVDLCILRLAAFELLFYGKTPWKVAIDEAIELAKAFGGKDSGAFVNGVLDKLAALAKDNSPAPLG; encoded by the coding sequence ATGGGGAAGCGTCACCGAGCCAGAGAGCTTGCGCTCTCACTGCTGTATCAACTAGAATTTTACCCCCTGGAAGCTTTGGAGGTGCAGTCGGCCGGCTTCTGGGCGGATCACCCAGCTGGGCCGGAGATCCGGTCGCTGGCTGAGGAGTTGGTCCAGGGGACGCTGCAGCATCAAAAGCCGATCGATGATCTGCTCGCCTCGCACGTCGAGCACTGGATCCTCTCGCGGCTCGCTCTCGTCGATCTCTGTATCCTTCGCTTGGCCGCGTTTGAGCTGCTCTTTTACGGCAAGACACCCTGGAAGGTCGCGATCGATGAAGCCATTGAGTTAGCAAAGGCGTTTGGCGGAAAGGACTCCGGCGCCTTTGTCAACGGTGTCCTGGACAAACTCGCCGCCCTCGCGAAAGACAACTCCCCTGCTCCGCTCGGATAA
- a CDS encoding 6,7-dimethyl-8-ribityllumazine synthase, which translates to MKTTEGTYQAGGYRFALVVSRVNELIAKRLLEGALDCLLRHGAEEGDLHLVKVPGAFELPYAAKRLAASNHYDAVIALGAVIRGATAHFDYVAGEAAKGIAAASLDTGVPIIFGVITANTLDEAIERAGTKGGNKGFEAALSAIEMASLFAQLK; encoded by the coding sequence TTGAAAACGACCGAAGGCACATACCAAGCCGGAGGGTATCGATTCGCCCTTGTGGTAAGTCGTGTGAACGAATTGATCGCTAAACGGTTGCTGGAAGGAGCGCTTGACTGCCTGCTCCGCCATGGCGCGGAGGAAGGCGATCTGCACCTGGTGAAGGTACCTGGTGCCTTCGAGCTGCCCTACGCAGCAAAGCGCCTGGCGGCCTCAAACCACTACGACGCCGTCATCGCGCTAGGCGCCGTCATCCGAGGCGCCACCGCCCACTTCGATTACGTCGCTGGGGAGGCGGCGAAGGGAATCGCCGCAGCCAGTCTCGATACCGGTGTGCCTATTATCTTTGGCGTCATTACCGCGAATACGCTTGATGAGGCAATCGAACGGGCCGGGACGAAGGGCGGTAACAAAGGGTTTGAGGCCGCGCTTTCAGCCATTGAAATGGCCAGCCTCTTCGCCCAACTCAAATAG
- a CDS encoding bifunctional 3,4-dihydroxy-2-butanone-4-phosphate synthase/GTP cyclohydrolase II — MEDTIEFHTIEEAIRDLRDGKMVIVVDDDDRENEGDLTMAADKVTPEAINFMATQGRGLICMPVIGERLDELRIPPMVTDNTSPHETAFCISVDAKHKVTTGISAYDRAITIQTIIDPKATPDDLTSPGHTFPLRGRDGGVLTRAGHSEAAIDLARLAGLYPAGVICEVMHDDGAMARTPELYRFACKHGLKLITVKSLIEFRLKRERFISRVATTTLPTLYGRFTAILYHSHIENKHHLALVMGEINAVEETLVRVHSECLTGDVFGSLRCDCGSQLDKSLELIAKEGKGVFLYIRQEGRGIGLANKMRAYELQDTGLDTVEANMRLGFKPDLREYGIGAQILSDLGLCNIRLLTNNPRKIVGLEAYGLHVVQRIPIEIHPNAENRAYLQTKFAKLGHLLETV; from the coding sequence ATGGAAGATACGATCGAGTTTCACACGATCGAAGAAGCGATCCGAGACCTGCGCGACGGCAAGATGGTGATCGTCGTAGATGATGATGACCGGGAGAATGAAGGCGACCTCACGATGGCCGCCGACAAGGTGACGCCGGAGGCGATCAACTTCATGGCCACACAGGGGCGGGGGTTGATCTGTATGCCCGTTATCGGCGAGCGATTGGATGAACTCCGCATCCCGCCGATGGTGACGGACAATACCTCTCCCCACGAGACCGCCTTCTGTATTTCCGTCGATGCCAAGCACAAGGTCACGACCGGAATCTCGGCCTACGACCGGGCCATCACCATCCAAACGATCATCGATCCAAAGGCAACGCCAGATGATCTGACCAGCCCGGGGCACACGTTTCCGCTTCGCGGACGAGACGGGGGAGTGCTGACCCGGGCGGGGCATTCTGAAGCCGCTATTGACCTCGCCCGTTTAGCCGGCCTGTACCCCGCCGGGGTGATCTGTGAGGTCATGCATGACGACGGGGCGATGGCCAGGACCCCCGAGCTGTATCGCTTCGCCTGCAAACATGGCTTGAAGTTGATCACTGTTAAGAGCCTGATCGAGTTTCGACTGAAGCGAGAGCGCTTTATCAGTCGCGTCGCCACGACGACTCTTCCGACCCTATACGGTCGATTCACCGCGATCCTATATCATAGTCACATCGAGAACAAACACCATCTCGCCCTGGTCATGGGAGAGATCAACGCCGTTGAAGAGACGCTGGTGCGCGTCCACTCGGAGTGCCTCACGGGTGACGTCTTCGGCTCTCTCCGATGCGACTGCGGGTCGCAACTGGATAAGTCGCTCGAGCTGATTGCCAAGGAGGGGAAGGGGGTCTTCCTCTATATTCGCCAGGAAGGGAGAGGCATCGGCCTGGCAAATAAGATGCGCGCCTATGAGCTGCAGGACACCGGCCTGGATACGGTGGAGGCGAATATGAGGCTCGGGTTTAAACCCGATCTGAGAGAGTATGGAATCGGCGCCCAGATCTTGTCCGACCTTGGATTGTGCAATATCCGGCTGCTGACCAACAACCCACGGAAGATCGTAGGGCTCGAGGCATATGGTCTTCATGTTGTACAGCGGATCCCCATCGAGATTCATCCCAACGCCGAGAATCGCGCATACCTGCAGACCAAGTTCGCAAAGCTGGGTCACCTGCTCGAAACGGTGTAG
- a CDS encoding riboflavin synthase has protein sequence MFTGLIEEIGQVQRVRREGGMAKLAIKGQQTASSLAIGDSIAVNGTCLTVTRTAPTLFEADLSEETLARTTLGELQAGNPVNLERPCRPTDRLGGHFVTGHIDGVGTICEIRETEGIWWFSIAYPGALRPLLVEKGSVAVDGISLTVGSLNDQSFGVAIIPHTYHRTTLDSKQVGRRVNLEADLLGKYVVRYLEGLGSLTQKTTLTESRLQELGFS, from the coding sequence ATGTTTACCGGACTGATCGAAGAGATAGGGCAAGTTCAGCGGGTACGCCGGGAAGGCGGCATGGCGAAGCTTGCCATCAAAGGGCAGCAGACGGCCTCCTCCCTCGCCATCGGGGACAGTATCGCGGTCAATGGAACCTGTCTCACGGTCACGAGAACGGCGCCTACCCTGTTCGAGGCCGATCTGTCCGAAGAGACCTTGGCGCGCACAACTCTGGGAGAGCTCCAAGCCGGTAATCCCGTCAACCTGGAACGGCCATGCCGACCGACAGATCGACTCGGAGGCCACTTCGTGACCGGCCACATCGACGGGGTCGGAACCATCTGTGAGATTCGGGAGACGGAGGGGATCTGGTGGTTCTCGATTGCCTACCCTGGGGCGCTGCGGCCTCTGCTTGTAGAAAAGGGTTCCGTTGCGGTGGATGGAATCAGCCTGACGGTGGGCAGCCTCAACGATCAGTCCTTTGGAGTAGCCATCATCCCTCACACGTACCACCGCACCACGCTTGACAGCAAGCAGGTCGGGCGACGTGTGAACCTGGAAGCAGATCTTCTTGGCAAGTACGTCGTCCGCTATCTCGAGGGACTTGGGTCTCTGACACAAAAGACAACCCTTACTGAATCGCGACTCCAAGAGTTGGGGTTTAGCTGA
- the ribD gene encoding bifunctional diaminohydroxyphosphoribosylaminopyrimidine deaminase/5-amino-6-(5-phosphoribosylamino)uracil reductase RibD, with amino-acid sequence MFTPDDVRFMQRALVLAVKGRGRTSPNPLVGAVVVQHGRIIGEGYHARAGEPHAEVMALDNAAETARGAELYVTLEPCCHHGRTPPCTDRIIQTGIRRVIIPTLDPNPLISGKGVQTLRDAGIVIDTLTLFAEEATRLNEAFIKFIKSRIPFVVLKAAVSLDGKIATRTGDARWVSGERSRKHVHALRDQLDAVIVGIGTVRRDNPRLTTRLPEGGRDPIRVIVDGVGPLPLDAQVFQDGSATRTWVAVAADAPAERIRSLERRGLTVLEASGSRGKVRLEHLLKHLGEREVTSVMIEGGEAIFTSAIEEGIVDKFLLFMAPILVGGKSAPSLLGGAGIEEIGQALRLHRLRIEQLGEDLLIEGYPSTHEGTC; translated from the coding sequence ATGTTCACGCCTGACGATGTGCGCTTCATGCAACGCGCCCTGGTTCTTGCGGTTAAGGGACGCGGCCGCACAAGTCCCAACCCGTTGGTCGGCGCGGTCGTGGTACAACACGGTCGAATCATCGGGGAGGGCTACCATGCGCGTGCCGGTGAGCCTCACGCGGAGGTCATGGCGCTGGATAACGCGGCCGAGACGGCACGCGGCGCCGAACTCTATGTCACGCTTGAGCCGTGCTGCCATCACGGTCGGACCCCACCATGCACCGATCGGATCATTCAGACCGGTATTCGGCGGGTCATCATACCAACTCTTGACCCTAATCCATTGATCTCCGGAAAGGGCGTGCAGACGCTGCGCGACGCGGGAATCGTAATAGACACACTCACGCTGTTCGCCGAAGAGGCGACGCGCCTTAACGAAGCCTTTATAAAATTCATCAAAAGTCGCATCCCGTTCGTAGTCCTCAAGGCAGCCGTCAGCCTTGACGGTAAGATTGCCACTCGGACCGGAGACGCTCGGTGGGTCTCCGGCGAACGTTCGCGCAAGCATGTGCATGCGCTGCGGGACCAGCTAGACGCAGTGATCGTCGGGATCGGGACGGTTCGGCGCGACAATCCCAGACTTACAACCAGGCTGCCGGAAGGCGGACGCGATCCAATCCGGGTAATCGTAGATGGAGTCGGTCCGCTCCCACTGGATGCGCAGGTCTTTCAGGACGGCTCCGCAACACGAACCTGGGTCGCCGTAGCTGCTGATGCGCCCGCCGAACGGATAAGAAGCCTGGAACGCCGCGGGCTGACAGTACTCGAAGCGAGCGGCTCCCGTGGAAAAGTCCGCCTTGAACACCTTCTGAAACACCTTGGCGAGCGCGAGGTCACAAGCGTGATGATCGAGGGTGGCGAGGCTATCTTCACCTCCGCCATTGAAGAGGGGATCGTGGACAAATTTCTGCTATTTATGGCGCCAATTCTTGTTGGGGGGAAAAGCGCACCCAGTCTGCTTGGTGGGGCGGGTATTGAAGAAATCGGCCAGGCCCTACGACTGCACCGCTTGCGCATCGAACAACTTGGGGAAGACCTGCTGATTGAGGGATACCCTTCAACACATGAAGGGACCTGCTAA
- the ftsY gene encoding signal recognition particle-docking protein FtsY, which produces MFTNDSPRQGLFGRFVAGLARTRQGLAGQIGRLFGANAPSAADLEALEEALIAADFGPALAQQLIAPLHQRLSRSDLSNLDQVEVALKRGVLGILGGVAQPPSATDHQTTPQVLLFLGINGSGKTTTIGKLANRLISEGGRVVLAGADTFRAAAIEQLGIWGHRVGADVICHQAGADPSAVVFDAVQAACSRGASHLLIDTAGRLHTKRNLMEELKKIQRVISRQMPDAPHERIMVLDATSGLNALVQAKTFHEAVGLTSLILTKLDGTAKGGVVVAIADQLKLPISFVGLGEGVDDLQPFAAETFTDALFARS; this is translated from the coding sequence ATGTTCACCAACGACTCTCCACGCCAAGGCCTTTTCGGACGATTCGTGGCCGGCCTCGCTCGAACTCGCCAGGGGTTAGCGGGACAGATCGGACGGCTATTCGGCGCGAATGCCCCCAGCGCCGCTGATCTGGAAGCGCTGGAAGAGGCCTTAATCGCCGCCGATTTCGGCCCGGCACTGGCGCAACAACTTATAGCACCCCTCCATCAACGCCTCAGCCGCAGTGATCTCAGCAACCTCGATCAAGTGGAAGTGGCCCTCAAGCGCGGCGTACTTGGTATTCTGGGCGGGGTCGCCCAGCCTCCTTCAGCCACAGACCATCAGACCACACCTCAGGTCTTACTCTTTCTTGGAATCAACGGGTCCGGAAAGACCACCACCATCGGCAAGTTGGCCAACCGCCTTATCAGCGAGGGTGGGCGCGTGGTGTTGGCCGGGGCCGACACCTTCCGGGCAGCCGCCATCGAGCAACTGGGGATATGGGGCCATCGCGTGGGCGCCGATGTCATCTGCCACCAGGCCGGGGCCGATCCTTCTGCTGTGGTCTTTGACGCCGTGCAGGCCGCCTGCTCACGCGGCGCAAGCCACCTGCTCATCGATACGGCCGGCCGCCTGCACACCAAACGAAACCTGATGGAGGAGTTGAAGAAGATTCAGCGAGTGATCTCACGACAGATGCCGGATGCGCCTCACGAACGGATCATGGTTCTTGATGCCACCTCCGGCCTGAACGCGCTGGTCCAGGCGAAAACCTTTCACGAGGCTGTGGGATTGACGAGTCTGATCTTGACGAAGCTGGACGGTACCGCCAAAGGGGGCGTCGTCGTCGCTATCGCCGATCAATTGAAACTTCCAATCAGTTTTGTCGGTCTGGGCGAGGGTGTTGACGACCTACAACCGTTCGCGGCAGAAACCTTTACGGACGCCCTGTTCGCACGATCCTAA